A DNA window from Paenibacillus sp. HWE-109 contains the following coding sequences:
- a CDS encoding transposase, which yields MEIATRLIAAARNSVGSKVGYVEARNDLKRLLEDYERLAERLREFEQELEGLLEPLPEVPLLRSLKGLSTLMISALLAGCGDLSKYAHGQQILSQAGMNLVNQSSGKHQGKVTLSKRGRPQLRKYLYLAVLTLVNNHPSFQQWHIHNVQVMKMKKHRSIFKLIGKLARIIIGMVKRQEEFKSDMEQQQAA from the coding sequence ATGGAGATTGCTACCAGACTCATCGCAGCAGCCCGCAATTCCGTCGGCAGTAAAGTAGGGTACGTGGAAGCGCGAAATGATCTGAAAAGGCTTCTTGAGGACTATGAGCGCTTGGCTGAACGACTGCGAGAGTTCGAACAAGAGCTGGAAGGGCTGCTTGAACCACTACCGGAGGTCCCCTTACTACGGAGTCTGAAGGGTTTGAGCACGTTGATGATCTCGGCATTGTTGGCAGGGTGCGGGGACCTAAGCAAGTATGCGCACGGTCAACAAATCCTCTCGCAAGCCGGGATGAACCTCGTGAATCAGAGTTCAGGCAAGCATCAAGGTAAAGTGACCCTTTCAAAACGTGGAAGGCCCCAATTGCGAAAATATTTGTATTTAGCGGTACTCACACTTGTCAACAATCATCCGAGTTTTCAGCAGTGGCATATCCACAATGTACAGGTCATGAAGATGAAAAAGCACCGCTCTATTTTTAAATTAATCGGTAAATTAGCACGTATAATCATCGGTATGGTAAAACGGCAAGAAGAATTCAAATCGGACATGGAGCAGCAGCAAGCTGCTTAG
- a CDS encoding IS110 family transposase — MKFKQRHSENQRIERITTNHLIVGVDIAKEKHVARAVNFRGIEIGRPISFENGREGFEKLFRWIQNLLAQKNLTSFLIGLEPTGHYWFNLTDWLTQNNHEVVLVNPLTTYRNKENRDNSQSKNDFKDALVIADAVCRGFYFPYYQHGDVYQRIRMVMNDREYWVNQQTSLKNRIFRLLDIHFPEYCRVFEDWTTVRSLASLKIFPLPADVRLLTPLEMVSLWREKGGMKRAGDGIFMERKRRNEASWG; from the coding sequence ATGAAGTTTAAACAAAGACATTCGGAAAATCAACGGATCGAACGAATTACCACGAATCATCTTATCGTTGGTGTAGATATTGCCAAAGAAAAACACGTTGCTCGGGCTGTCAACTTCCGTGGGATCGAAATCGGACGACCTATTTCGTTTGAAAACGGAAGAGAGGGTTTCGAAAAATTATTTCGCTGGATTCAAAATTTACTAGCCCAAAAAAATCTCACTTCGTTCCTCATTGGACTCGAACCAACGGGGCACTACTGGTTTAATCTTACTGACTGGCTAACGCAAAACAACCATGAAGTCGTTCTGGTCAATCCCTTAACCACGTATAGAAACAAAGAGAATCGAGACAACAGTCAGTCCAAAAACGACTTCAAAGATGCTTTGGTTATCGCAGATGCGGTCTGTCGGGGATTTTACTTTCCTTATTATCAGCATGGGGACGTTTACCAGCGCATACGTATGGTCATGAATGACCGGGAATACTGGGTGAACCAGCAAACAAGCCTAAAAAACCGCATCTTCCGCTTACTTGACATCCACTTTCCCGAGTACTGCCGTGTTTTTGAGGACTGGACAACCGTCCGTTCCCTGGCCTCACTCAAGATCTTTCCGTTGCCGGCAGACGTAAGACTATTAACGCCGCTGGAGATGGTATCTTTATGGAGAGAAAAAGGCGGAATGAAGCGAGCTGGAGATGGTATCTTTATGGAGAGAAAAAGGCGGAATGAAGCGAGCTGGGGGTAG
- a CDS encoding 3'-5' exoribonuclease YhaM family protein, with amino-acid sequence MTLIKQMQAPDEFVGFYLIKELEVKQTNTTPAKDFMDIVLCDASGQISAKMWDVSAADKETFFPMTLVKVQGIIQTYRDKLQVKIGRLRKALPEDGIQMTDFIRSAPISPVDLIHTINQVLESIANPAIKSIVSFCVTKVADKLNHYPAAKTHHHAYFAGLAYHIVRMLEIGEFICKQRPFLNADLIKAGIILHDIAKPEEMIAQLGIVSDYSLQGKLLGHISMASNWITEAAIHEGIDLQSDVVIGLQHIVLSHHNLPEWGSPVLPQLPEAVALHYIDSMDAKLQMVEDTLLTTPETEAWTPMIRGLENKAIYRLNL; translated from the coding sequence ATGACTTTAATTAAACAAATGCAAGCACCTGACGAATTTGTCGGTTTTTATCTGATCAAAGAGCTGGAAGTAAAGCAAACGAACACGACCCCCGCCAAGGATTTCATGGATATCGTACTCTGTGATGCGAGCGGGCAAATTTCTGCGAAAATGTGGGATGTCAGCGCGGCCGACAAAGAAACCTTTTTCCCTATGACACTGGTGAAGGTGCAAGGCATTATTCAGACCTACCGCGATAAGCTGCAGGTGAAAATTGGCCGGTTGCGCAAGGCGCTGCCCGAAGATGGCATCCAGATGACGGATTTCATCCGTTCAGCGCCGATTAGCCCCGTTGATCTTATTCATACGATAAATCAAGTGTTGGAAAGCATTGCGAATCCGGCGATCAAGTCGATCGTTTCGTTCTGCGTGACCAAGGTGGCGGACAAATTAAATCATTATCCGGCTGCCAAGACGCATCATCATGCTTATTTCGCGGGACTTGCTTATCATATTGTTCGCATGCTCGAAATTGGCGAGTTTATTTGCAAGCAGCGTCCTTTCCTCAATGCGGATCTGATTAAAGCGGGCATCATTCTGCATGATATTGCTAAGCCGGAAGAAATGATTGCACAGCTCGGTATCGTCAGTGATTACTCTTTGCAAGGGAAGCTGCTTGGTCACATCTCGATGGCCTCGAACTGGATTACTGAAGCGGCGATACACGAAGGCATCGATCTTCAATCTGATGTGGTCATCGGTCTTCAGCATATTGTGTTGTCCCACCATAATTTGCCGGAGTGGGGAAGCCCGGTACTGCCGCAACTTCCGGAAGCCGTTGCTCTGCACTACATTGATTCTATGGACGCGAAGCTGCAAATGGTAGAAGATACGCTGCTAACGACACCGGAAACGGAAGCATGGACGCCGATGATTCGCGGACTTGAGAATAAGGCGATATATCGCTTGAACTTATAA
- a CDS encoding VWA domain-containing protein — protein sequence MTTIDQEQLKRWRLILGAASEEKLQSYGAGGSMLDPESVLMDEALAAIYDGTASGYIDDGAPSSGNSRKAGLGPSAPKLAKWLGDIRSFFPPDVVSVIQSDAIERKGLTQLLFEPELLAQVKPDIQMVATLMALKGKIPEKTKETARQLVKAVVDEIVKRLSEDLRRAVTGALNRRQHSPLPSATGLDWNTTIRKNLKHYDKQRNLLLPEKVYFFDRARRSKEWTVILDIDQSGSMAGSVIYASIIGSIFASMPSLETRVVAFDTEVVDLSEQCANDPVDMLFGIQLGGGTDINKSIAYCETFVTEPKKTLFILVSDLYEGGNRTEMIQRLVDMHEAGVKTLCLLALSDQGVPSYDDAVAKKLAQYGIPCFGCSPDRLPELMEGALKGLDLAALAEKVKHTGN from the coding sequence ATGACAACAATAGATCAGGAGCAGTTGAAACGTTGGCGCTTAATCCTTGGGGCAGCTTCTGAAGAGAAGCTGCAGTCTTATGGTGCTGGAGGCAGCATGCTGGACCCGGAATCTGTGCTCATGGATGAGGCCCTCGCCGCAATCTATGATGGTACCGCTAGTGGCTATATCGATGACGGAGCGCCTAGCTCCGGCAATTCCCGCAAAGCGGGTTTGGGGCCTTCTGCCCCCAAGCTGGCGAAGTGGTTGGGCGATATTCGAAGCTTTTTCCCGCCGGATGTGGTTTCTGTCATTCAGTCCGACGCCATTGAGCGCAAAGGCTTGACGCAGCTGCTCTTCGAACCGGAGCTGCTCGCTCAAGTGAAGCCCGATATTCAGATGGTAGCCACGCTGATGGCGCTCAAAGGCAAGATACCAGAGAAGACGAAGGAAACGGCTAGACAATTGGTCAAAGCAGTGGTGGATGAGATTGTAAAGCGGCTTTCTGAAGATTTGCGACGTGCCGTAACGGGCGCCTTGAACCGCAGACAGCACTCGCCACTGCCATCGGCTACCGGATTAGACTGGAACACAACCATTCGCAAGAACCTCAAGCACTATGACAAACAGCGGAACCTGTTGCTGCCGGAGAAGGTTTATTTCTTTGATCGGGCGCGGCGCAGCAAGGAGTGGACAGTAATCTTGGATATCGACCAAAGTGGCTCGATGGCGGGCTCTGTCATCTACGCCTCGATCATTGGCTCTATTTTTGCCAGTATGCCATCTTTGGAAACGCGCGTAGTTGCTTTTGACACGGAGGTAGTAGATTTAAGCGAGCAGTGCGCCAATGACCCCGTCGATATGCTGTTTGGGATACAGCTTGGCGGTGGAACGGATATTAACAAGTCCATTGCGTACTGTGAGACTTTTGTGACGGAGCCCAAGAAAACTTTGTTCATACTGGTTTCCGATTTATATGAAGGCGGCAACCGGACAGAAATGATTCAGCGATTAGTGGATATGCATGAAGCAGGTGTGAAAACTCTTTGTTTACTGGCCTTGTCCGACCAAGGCGTACCTTCCTATGATGATGCGGTTGCCAAAAAGCTGGCCCAATACGGCATTCCATGCTTCGGCTGCTCGCCGGATAGACTTCCGGAATTGATGGAGGGCGCTTTGAAAGGGCTTGATCTTGCAGCGCTTGCGGAGAAAGTAAAGCATACAGGTAATTAG
- a CDS encoding DUF5682 family protein, translating into MEKSVFRVLGDEQVGASPGVHVFGIRHLSPTGAYQLLAFLDEVKPTAVLVEGPSDASAFIADLTSSGVVPPIAILAYTDQLPVRTLLYPYAEYSPEYQAFQWASRHGAQALFIDLPTDHALALYEKRKRIPLSEEDGNTDDDFQAYIRGQNTIYQQLADYADEPDYEAYWERHFEHNLQKGAYRSSIYQFSLQMRELSARQEWEYAPQEAAYNEIREAYMRRKIQETIQAGHSPEQIVVVTGAHHASALDMRLPMLTDQELKGLPKTTTKLTLMPYSYYKLSSHSGYGAGNQAPAYYEMFWQCLRQGDLDRLPSLYFSQLAVHLREHGTFRSTASLIEGVRLAQALAAMHDGNQPTWRDLRDAAAVCLGHGELSTIAEALARTDIGTAIGRLPEGVSQTPIQDDLNRELKRLKLEKYKSTVAATLELDLRENRRVKSEEAAFVDLKRSVLLHRLELLGIPFAKKQRVSQDSASWAEHWVLRWTPEAEIQVVETTLKGETIELAAAFVLKEQLDACADIAGASRIIRNACDCALLDLMEQAKAVLQGLAVETGNFEQVAASAYELGVLIRYGSIRRMETDTLIPLLQQLFLRGTLLLIQAAGCNDDAAQGMVKAIQSLHTIAQDHFEVVDDELWMKKLQELASRDDRNAKLSGFAFAIMLERNEIANDQIAQEVSRRLSPGIPADLGAGWFEGISMRNRYGLLSRVSLWQHLDTYISSLEPEAFHRSLVFLRRAFGLFEPREKAAVAEMMGDIWGMGADTIGAALQQPLSEEEKEKLDELNDFDFGDL; encoded by the coding sequence ATGGAGAAATCTGTATTTCGCGTGCTCGGAGATGAACAAGTAGGAGCTTCCCCAGGCGTTCATGTTTTTGGAATACGACATTTGTCTCCAACAGGCGCCTATCAACTGCTTGCTTTCTTGGATGAAGTGAAGCCTACAGCAGTTCTGGTAGAAGGTCCGAGCGATGCGTCGGCGTTTATCGCGGATTTAACCTCGTCAGGCGTTGTGCCGCCTATTGCCATTCTGGCCTACACAGACCAGCTGCCAGTTCGGACGCTGCTGTATCCCTATGCGGAATATTCGCCGGAATATCAGGCGTTTCAGTGGGCTAGTCGCCATGGCGCCCAAGCTCTTTTCATCGATTTGCCTACCGACCATGCGCTGGCTTTATATGAGAAGCGCAAGCGAATCCCGCTATCGGAAGAAGACGGCAATACGGATGATGATTTTCAAGCTTATATCCGTGGACAGAACACGATCTATCAGCAGCTTGCTGACTATGCGGATGAACCCGACTATGAGGCCTATTGGGAAAGACATTTTGAACATAATTTGCAAAAAGGGGCTTATCGCTCTAGTATTTATCAATTCTCGCTTCAAATGAGGGAACTTTCCGCACGGCAAGAATGGGAATATGCGCCGCAGGAAGCTGCTTATAATGAGATTCGAGAAGCTTATATGCGGCGGAAAATTCAAGAAACAATACAGGCAGGCCATTCGCCTGAACAGATTGTTGTCGTCACTGGCGCGCATCATGCCTCTGCGCTGGATATGCGATTGCCGATGCTGACCGATCAAGAGCTTAAAGGGCTGCCCAAAACAACAACCAAGCTCACATTGATGCCCTATTCGTACTACAAGCTATCCTCGCATTCCGGCTACGGCGCTGGGAATCAGGCGCCTGCTTATTATGAGATGTTCTGGCAATGCTTGCGGCAAGGTGATCTGGACAGACTGCCTTCCTTGTACTTTTCTCAACTAGCCGTACATTTGCGGGAACATGGTACTTTTCGTTCTACGGCGTCGCTCATTGAAGGCGTAAGGCTGGCCCAGGCGCTTGCAGCTATGCACGACGGCAATCAGCCAACGTGGAGAGATCTGCGGGACGCGGCTGCGGTTTGCCTTGGCCATGGGGAGTTATCGACCATAGCGGAAGCACTGGCTAGAACGGATATCGGCACGGCTATCGGCCGATTGCCGGAAGGCGTCAGTCAGACGCCGATCCAGGATGATTTGAACAGGGAGCTTAAACGGCTCAAGCTGGAGAAATATAAGTCAACGGTTGCTGCAACCCTTGAATTGGATTTACGTGAAAACCGGAGGGTCAAATCGGAGGAAGCGGCCTTTGTTGATTTAAAAAGATCCGTCCTCTTGCATCGCCTGGAGCTGCTGGGTATCCCATTTGCGAAGAAGCAAAGAGTCAGCCAGGATTCCGCATCTTGGGCGGAGCATTGGGTGTTAAGATGGACGCCGGAAGCGGAGATTCAGGTTGTGGAAACGACCTTGAAGGGAGAGACCATCGAACTGGCTGCCGCTTTCGTTTTGAAGGAGCAGCTTGACGCTTGTGCCGATATTGCCGGGGCTTCGCGCATCATTCGAAATGCTTGCGACTGTGCGCTGCTGGACCTGATGGAGCAGGCTAAAGCCGTGCTGCAAGGGCTTGCTGTGGAAACGGGCAACTTCGAGCAAGTCGCTGCGTCGGCTTATGAGCTGGGGGTGTTGATCCGATATGGGTCTATTCGCAGAATGGAGACGGATACGTTAATCCCGCTTCTTCAGCAATTGTTTCTGCGAGGAACGCTGCTGCTTATTCAGGCAGCAGGCTGCAACGATGATGCCGCACAGGGGATGGTGAAAGCTATTCAATCGCTGCATACCATTGCGCAGGATCATTTCGAGGTTGTTGATGATGAACTGTGGATGAAGAAATTGCAAGAACTGGCATCACGGGATGATCGGAATGCGAAGCTGTCTGGATTTGCCTTTGCTATTATGCTAGAGCGCAATGAAATCGCCAATGATCAGATTGCCCAGGAGGTCTCTCGCCGTCTATCTCCGGGGATACCTGCCGATCTGGGAGCGGGCTGGTTCGAGGGCATCTCGATGCGCAATCGATATGGACTTCTCTCGCGCGTATCGTTGTGGCAGCATCTGGATACCTATATCAGTTCATTGGAGCCGGAGGCCTTTCATCGCTCGCTCGTGTTTCTGCGCCGTGCTTTTGGGCTGTTCGAACCCCGGGAAAAGGCCGCTGTTGCGGAAATGATGGGGGATATTTGGGGCATGGGGGCGGATACGATCGGCGCTGCGCTGCAGCAGCCGCTAAGTGAAGAAGAGAAGGAGAAGTTGGATGAACTCAACGACTTTGATTTTGGGGATTTGTAG
- a CDS encoding ATP-binding protein, which yields MDQKQDVVRLPAERLYAEELEALKKLDQDAKPAGWQLSPKAVLTFLTGGQIKGVTITPKYIGNKRLVEMAIATLLTDRALMLIGEPGTAKSWLSENLTAAIHGDSGKVIQGTAGTSEEQIRYSWNYAMLLAQGPSDQAIIKSPIFRAMETGGIARFEEISRCASEVQDALISILSEKTISIPELAREVSAVRGFSIIATANTRDRGVNDMSAALKRRFNIIVLPSPSDIETEVEIVRKRVSEISASYQLRASLPEEDAVRKVVTIFRELRSGMTLDGKEKVKGTSGVISTAEAISLLTGSMALAGSFGSGQISDEDIAAGLQGAIVKDEEKDRLVWKEYLENVMKKRGSTWRNLYFACSEMNK from the coding sequence ATGGATCAAAAGCAAGATGTTGTAAGATTGCCTGCGGAGCGGTTGTATGCGGAGGAACTTGAAGCTTTGAAGAAATTAGATCAGGATGCTAAGCCGGCGGGATGGCAGCTGTCTCCTAAGGCAGTGCTGACGTTCTTAACGGGTGGACAAATCAAAGGAGTAACCATTACACCTAAATATATAGGTAATAAGCGCTTGGTCGAAATGGCAATAGCGACTTTGTTGACAGACAGAGCCCTGATGCTAATCGGGGAACCGGGGACAGCGAAATCGTGGCTCTCTGAGAATTTAACGGCAGCTATCCATGGGGATTCAGGCAAAGTTATTCAAGGAACCGCAGGCACCAGTGAGGAGCAAATTCGTTACTCATGGAACTATGCGATGCTGCTCGCGCAAGGGCCTTCTGATCAAGCTATTATCAAAAGCCCGATTTTCCGTGCTATGGAAACCGGCGGCATTGCTCGGTTCGAAGAAATCTCTCGTTGTGCATCTGAGGTTCAAGATGCGTTAATTTCGATTCTCTCGGAGAAAACGATCTCGATTCCAGAGCTGGCCAGAGAAGTATCCGCAGTCCGCGGTTTCTCCATTATTGCCACGGCCAACACGCGAGATCGCGGTGTGAACGATATGTCGGCTGCCTTGAAGCGGCGCTTCAATATCATTGTATTGCCTTCGCCTTCGGATATCGAGACGGAAGTGGAGATTGTACGCAAGCGTGTCAGCGAGATTTCGGCGAGCTATCAGCTGCGGGCTTCGCTTCCTGAAGAGGATGCTGTACGCAAAGTGGTCACGATCTTCCGCGAATTGCGAAGCGGGATGACGCTTGACGGCAAAGAGAAGGTGAAGGGAACGAGCGGTGTCATATCGACGGCTGAAGCGATCTCTTTACTGACGGGCAGCATGGCACTTGCCGGCAGTTTTGGCAGCGGCCAGATCAGTGACGAAGATATTGCAGCCGGTTTGCAGGGAGCGATTGTGAAAGATGAAGAGAAAGATCGCCTTGTGTGGAAGGAATATTTGGAAAATGTGATGAAAAAGCGGGGATCGACATGGAGAAATCTGTATTTCGCGTGCTCGGAGATGAACAAGTAG
- a CDS encoding HEAT repeat domain-containing protein has translation MSIDLLFELQQDVRRLFIAGSGMASGDLRLQKVLPQLQKLGESAPVFNRMAQAVSQVLEAETSGSATKLLELGTLLSSVLYTQGKTETKETLLPVEGSDTKLKTLIPYRKLQPFIEALTQKGQGRMEQLRQGYEEELFRDFRVIPAVVSALDDSYAEIPDFLQMKVLPAIGVEALPALQQQLKLGGGKGDARRLELIHGLQPASSLDLLLQAAANGSTEVRSAAIELLGDYTEQEEFLLEQAEDKKKDIRRAALMALSRLGTEQAIARLYQALSSKDQDIAIEPIQLCKANALTISIIAHAEGLLEQIKMYHQVEPNTQQLMADIRSLQGKRVPEVVEFLEKLLSTPEFIIAETERVQEAAVQLLLDLDLPEADHFAVTLHEAYNRKFIAYSFRAAVKISPPEDVYERFCHDLKDKKQLPAKELLRVLDELTPSMYHFIHYSSTDLTDSVQWDPRWGHLLVKLDEEELVCRFAQEPDPKIIDYLVKKCQDRQNFNLNKTTHTLLVLFNHRYPDAPELLMTILEKGGTKQFYYLDRVQLALLHMLPRPYAGRLRQFAEGLSYQGMKTQLLEIAESIEAKPEQQEISDQEEKGQGLWGWIKSKML, from the coding sequence ATGAGTATAGATCTATTGTTTGAATTGCAGCAAGACGTGCGACGATTGTTTATTGCTGGCAGCGGAATGGCTTCGGGGGATTTGCGCTTGCAAAAAGTGCTCCCGCAATTGCAAAAGCTGGGAGAGTCAGCGCCTGTATTCAATCGAATGGCGCAGGCTGTCAGTCAAGTGCTGGAGGCAGAGACAAGCGGATCAGCGACAAAGCTCCTTGAGCTTGGAACTCTGCTGAGTTCAGTGCTCTACACACAGGGGAAAACAGAAACGAAAGAGACTCTGCTGCCTGTTGAGGGATCGGATACAAAGCTTAAGACGTTGATTCCGTACCGCAAGCTGCAGCCATTCATTGAAGCTTTGACGCAGAAAGGTCAAGGGAGAATGGAACAGCTCCGTCAAGGATACGAGGAGGAATTATTCCGTGATTTCCGCGTGATACCTGCCGTGGTTTCGGCTTTGGATGATAGCTATGCAGAAATCCCTGATTTTCTCCAGATGAAGGTGCTTCCAGCAATAGGCGTAGAGGCTCTGCCGGCACTTCAACAACAGCTTAAGCTGGGTGGAGGGAAAGGGGACGCTCGAAGGTTGGAGCTTATCCATGGTCTGCAGCCTGCTTCTAGCTTAGATCTCTTGCTTCAAGCCGCTGCAAATGGTTCTACAGAAGTCCGTTCTGCAGCGATTGAGCTGCTGGGAGACTATACCGAACAAGAAGAATTTCTATTGGAACAGGCAGAAGACAAGAAGAAAGATATACGCAGAGCCGCTTTGATGGCCTTATCGCGTTTGGGAACAGAGCAGGCTATTGCCCGTTTGTACCAAGCGCTCAGCTCCAAAGATCAAGACATAGCCATTGAGCCTATTCAATTATGCAAGGCGAATGCGCTGACGATCAGCATTATAGCACATGCTGAAGGTTTGCTGGAGCAAATCAAGATGTACCACCAAGTCGAGCCAAATACCCAACAACTGATGGCTGATATCAGGAGCCTACAGGGGAAACGGGTGCCAGAGGTTGTTGAGTTCCTGGAGAAATTGCTGAGTACTCCTGAGTTTATTATTGCTGAAACAGAACGCGTGCAGGAAGCCGCTGTGCAGTTATTGCTTGATTTGGATTTGCCGGAAGCTGATCACTTCGCGGTTACCCTTCATGAGGCTTACAATCGTAAATTTATTGCTTACAGCTTTCGGGCAGCTGTCAAGATTTCACCTCCGGAAGATGTGTATGAACGCTTCTGCCATGATCTTAAGGATAAAAAGCAGTTACCGGCTAAGGAGCTTCTGCGTGTACTGGATGAGTTGACACCTTCGATGTATCATTTCATTCATTATTCTTCGACTGATTTGACGGATTCTGTTCAATGGGATCCAAGGTGGGGGCATCTGCTCGTAAAGTTAGATGAAGAGGAGCTTGTCTGCCGGTTTGCGCAAGAGCCTGATCCAAAAATAATCGATTATTTGGTCAAAAAATGCCAAGATCGTCAAAATTTCAATCTCAATAAAACGACGCATACCCTCTTGGTCCTCTTTAACCATCGTTATCCGGATGCGCCAGAGCTGTTGATGACTATTTTGGAAAAAGGCGGAACTAAGCAGTTCTATTATCTGGACCGTGTTCAGCTTGCGCTGCTCCATATGCTGCCTAGGCCTTATGCCGGCAGATTGCGGCAATTTGCAGAGGGATTATCGTATCAAGGCATGAAGACGCAGCTGCTTGAAATTGCAGAATCGATTGAAGCAAAGCCCGAGCAGCAAGAAATATCAGATCAGGAAGAGAAAGGACAGGGATTATGGGGATGGATCAAAAGCAAGATGTTGTAA
- a CDS encoding SWIM zinc finger family protein: MDHLTESYVDSLALNSSAIKNGKDLVKKNSFPLLCQSEDKSLIFGACKGSGKEPYQCSVDISKEANPVFRCTCPSRQFPCKHNLGLMYAFTSGKTFVTAPVPQDIVDKREKAEKREEKKKESPDPAAPAVKRKTNKSALLKKITAQLEGISIAEKLILQMVQSGIGSLDNKALQTAQEQAKQLGNYYIPGIQTAIRLLLLQFREEEDREAMYGKVIEQLTTLQALLKKSNEYLTSRLDNPDQPMDTNSTLEEWIGHAWQIAELREYGRVRSEAELLQLSFRSYTDKARGEFVDEGYWADLGNGKLHLTRNYRPFRAAKYIREDDSVFRIVQAGELAEYPGELNTRVRWEESAFREVTSSDLQRIREAAQSSFPEVIKQVKNQIKNPLSDKHPVVLLPFTGIQRTDTSYVLVDAQGKQLPLADIPYLSEPTTHLLSLLNKTFLNNQVMLVMFEQDWQQNKLVAQPLSVITADEIIRLLY; encoded by the coding sequence ATGGATCACTTAACGGAATCGTATGTCGATAGTTTGGCGCTTAATAGCAGTGCAATTAAGAATGGCAAGGATTTGGTGAAGAAAAACAGCTTCCCGCTGCTTTGTCAGTCGGAGGACAAGTCCCTTATTTTTGGAGCGTGCAAAGGTAGTGGAAAAGAGCCCTATCAATGCTCTGTGGATATATCCAAAGAAGCAAATCCGGTTTTCCGCTGCACGTGTCCCAGCAGGCAGTTTCCGTGTAAGCATAATTTAGGCTTGATGTACGCTTTTACGTCAGGCAAGACATTTGTGACCGCGCCTGTTCCGCAGGATATTGTTGATAAAAGAGAAAAGGCGGAGAAGCGCGAAGAGAAGAAAAAGGAGTCTCCCGACCCTGCTGCGCCAGCGGTTAAGCGCAAAACGAATAAATCAGCACTATTGAAGAAAATAACCGCTCAGCTTGAAGGTATCAGTATCGCCGAAAAGCTCATCCTGCAAATGGTTCAGTCCGGAATTGGAAGTCTGGACAATAAGGCTTTGCAGACGGCGCAAGAACAAGCCAAACAACTCGGGAATTATTATATTCCGGGCATTCAGACGGCGATTCGCTTGCTGCTTCTGCAGTTCCGTGAAGAGGAAGATCGGGAAGCCATGTACGGAAAAGTCATAGAACAGCTTACTACGCTGCAAGCGTTGCTTAAGAAAAGCAACGAATATCTGACTAGCCGATTGGACAATCCGGATCAGCCGATGGACACGAATTCGACATTGGAGGAATGGATTGGCCATGCCTGGCAAATTGCCGAGTTGAGAGAATACGGCCGCGTACGCAGTGAAGCTGAATTGCTGCAGTTGTCATTCAGATCCTACACGGACAAGGCGAGAGGGGAGTTCGTGGATGAAGGCTATTGGGCGGACCTTGGAAACGGGAAACTGCACCTAACCCGCAACTATCGCCCATTCCGCGCTGCCAAATACATACGTGAAGATGACTCTGTCTTCCGGATTGTTCAGGCAGGGGAGCTGGCTGAATATCCTGGCGAACTGAATACACGGGTGCGTTGGGAGGAATCGGCATTCAGAGAAGTGACGAGCTCAGATTTGCAGCGTATCCGTGAAGCGGCTCAATCCTCATTCCCAGAGGTGATTAAGCAAGTTAAGAATCAAATTAAAAACCCTTTGTCAGACAAACACCCTGTCGTACTTTTGCCTTTTACCGGCATTCAAAGAACAGATACTTCCTACGTTTTGGTGGATGCACAAGGCAAACAGCTTCCTCTGGCTGACATTCCCTATCTTAGTGAGCCTACGACACATTTGCTTTCATTGTTAAACAAAACGTTCCTGAATAATCAGGTTATGCTGGTTATGTTCGAGCAAGATTGGCAGCAAAACAAGCTGGTAGCGCAGCCTTTAAGTGTGATTACAGCAGATGAAATTATACGCTTACTTTATTGA